Below is a window of Cyanobacteria bacterium FACHB-DQ100 DNA.
CCACTGGGGAGCCAATTTTCTGCGATCGTCAAGTCCTGATGTAATGGCTTGTGTTCGATCTCAGTCCGGGACTTAATCCGCTCGACGCTATCAATGTGATACGAGGGAATCTTGTAATCGATCGCAATTTCTTGCAGATGCGTTGTATTCGAGGAGTTATACCCACCAATCACAATCATGAGGTCGATCTTCTCTTTCACTAGATCGAACATTGCATCTTGGCGCTCTTGGGTTGCATCGCAAATGGTGTTGAAGCTGAGAAAATGCTCATTCAATTCATTCGGCGGATATTTCTTCAGCATCGTATGTTCAAACAATTTACCAATTTGCTCAGTTTCGCCTTTGAGCATCGTGGTTTGGTTGGCAATGCCAATTTGAGCTAAATCCTGATCGGGGTCAAATCCAGCCGAACAAGCTTTGCTGAATTTTGCTAGGAATGCGTCACGATCGCCGCCGTTCAGAATATAGTCCGCAACATATTGGGCTTCAGCCAGATTCAGCACAATCAGATACTTACCTGCAAACGAACTCGTTGCTAGAGTTTCTTCGTGATTGTATTTGCCGTGAATAATCGAGGTATAAGCCCGCTTTTTGTGCTTCTCAACGGTGTTCCAGACTTTTGAAACCCAAGGGCAAGTCGTATCAACGATCGTACAGCCGCGATCGTTAAGAAGCTGCATTTCTTGAACACTCGCACCGAACGCAGGCAAAATTACCACATCGCCTTTTGCGATTTCGGAAAAATCCTTCTGCCCGTTGATGACCGGAATAAACAGGACATTCATCTCGCGCAAGCGCTGATTGACCGAGGGATTGTGAATGATCTCGTTAGTGATCCAAATTCGCTCAGTTGGAAAATGCTGACGGGTTTCGTAAGCCATCGCGACTGCCCGTTCAACGCCCCAACAAAAGCCGAATGCCTGCGCTAATCGAATCGTGACATCGCCCCGTTTCAGCGTATAAGCCCGATCGCGAATTTCCTGAATCAAATCGCTTTGATATTCAGACTGCATCGCGGTTGCGACTTCCGCACCATGTCCGAATCCTTTGCGGTGATAGTTCTCAGAATGATTGAGCGATAGCTTAAACGCCTTGGTATCCATGTCCGCCTTCCGATACGCCTACGTTTTTGATCATAAACTGCTTAGCGACTTTAAAAGAAGGTGAGAACGCGTTAACGGTATGCAAATTGATTAAAGGTCTGAATTGCCGATCGCCACACCAAATAGCCCTGCGTACTTAGGTGCAGTCCATCGGTTGTTAGCTCTGAGCGTAAGAATCCTTCATTGTCAGAGAAAAGCGGTTGCAGATTGAGAAATTCCACGCGAGTTTGCTTCGCTAACTGAGCAAGGCGACGATTAAATTGATAAATGCGATCGTTCGAGAGCGCTTCTACTTGGGTTGCATTGGCTGCGGTGATCGAATCTTTGGCGCGAGGAAGGAGCGACTGCATGACGATCGTCGATTTCGGGTGCGATTTCTTTAACTGTTTAATAATGTCTTCCTGAGCTTCTAAAACCTCTTCCTCCGATCGACCTCTGAGCAGATCATTGACACCGACCATGACAAAGATAGTTTTGGGCTTCGCTTGAGCAAATAGATCTAATCGCTTCGCCAGTCCGGTTGAAGTCTCACCAGAAATTCCTTGATTTAGCCAAGTGTAATCGGTTGGAAGCAGCTCTTGAGGAAACCAAAGTGTAAGTGAATCGCCTGCCAGCACGATTAAGCGATCGGGCTTTCTTTTAATCGTCGCTTTGGCTTCTTTCTCCAGCAAATCGACCCAATCTTGATAAGTCAGGGATCGACCCGATGACATAGAGGCAGCTTGCGCGACGATTTCGGGTTTTTCCACGGCTTTGGCAGCCATTGAAGTGCGTGAAGACGGAGGATTCAGCAGCGTTTCGGTGAAATAGCGATCGCCCAGAAACCACAATCCTAACGTTGTACCC
It encodes the following:
- a CDS encoding 4-hydroxy-3-methylbut-2-enyl diphosphate reductase gives rise to the protein MDTKAFKLSLNHSENYHRKGFGHGAEVATAMQSEYQSDLIQEIRDRAYTLKRGDVTIRLAQAFGFCWGVERAVAMAYETRQHFPTERIWITNEIIHNPSVNQRLREMNVLFIPVINGQKDFSEIAKGDVVILPAFGASVQEMQLLNDRGCTIVDTTCPWVSKVWNTVEKHKKRAYTSIIHGKYNHEETLATSSFAGKYLIVLNLAEAQYVADYILNGGDRDAFLAKFSKACSAGFDPDQDLAQIGIANQTTMLKGETEQIGKLFEHTMLKKYPPNELNEHFLSFNTICDATQERQDAMFDLVKEKIDLMIVIGGYNSSNTTHLQEIAIDYKIPSYHIDSVERIKSRTEIEHKPLHQDLTIAENWLPSGEIVVGITSGASTPDKVVADIIERIFELKAVVLA
- a CDS encoding lysophospholipase, which encodes MSKSVPGWVYLSVVTNIVLGTTLGLWFLGDRYFTETLLNPPSSRTSMAAKAVEKPEIVAQAASMSSGRSLTYQDWVDLLEKEAKATIKRKPDRLIVLAGDSLTLWFPQELLPTDYTWLNQGISGETSTGLAKRLDLFAQAKPKTIFVMVGVNDLLRGRSEEEVLEAQEDIIKQLKKSHPKSTIVMQSLLPRAKDSITAANATQVEALSNDRIYQFNRRLAQLAKQTRVEFLNLQPLFSDNEGFLRSELTTDGLHLSTQGYLVWRSAIQTFNQFAYR